A single window of Sneathiella limimaris DNA harbors:
- the hflC gene encoding protease modulator HflC, with product MSGVKQFAFILALGASAYTVFSSLYTVSEVEQAIVTQFGKPVGSPIISAGLKFKIPFIQEVNPIDRRVLEWDGNPSDMPTKDKLYISVDLFARWRITDPLQYFLRLRDERSAQSRLDDILGSETRNAVAKHELIEIIRTTMDRVPARDTLLTNLEQEQDIGSLVPILKGRKLVENELFIAAAKKVEVFGIELLDIRFKRINYNESVRPKIYDRMISERRQIAERFLSEGHGEAARIRGNRVRDLNKIQSEAYQKVEEIRGLADAKATEIYAAAYNQSPQAVQFYEFTKTMQAYQTIIAANTTLVLSTESELFKFLKGMDPDTWKE from the coding sequence ATGAGCGGGGTTAAGCAATTCGCGTTCATATTAGCCTTGGGTGCCAGTGCGTATACTGTGTTTAGCTCATTGTATACCGTGAGCGAAGTCGAACAGGCCATCGTTACCCAGTTTGGTAAGCCTGTGGGATCGCCTATCATTAGTGCGGGGCTCAAGTTTAAAATTCCATTTATTCAAGAGGTCAACCCTATCGATAGGAGAGTTTTAGAATGGGACGGTAATCCCTCAGATATGCCGACCAAAGATAAACTTTATATATCTGTTGACTTATTTGCTCGCTGGCGGATTACGGATCCATTGCAATATTTCCTGAGGCTGCGTGATGAGCGAAGCGCTCAATCACGTTTGGATGATATTCTAGGGAGCGAAACCAGGAATGCGGTTGCCAAGCATGAGCTCATTGAGATTATCCGAACGACAATGGACCGGGTTCCGGCACGCGATACTCTACTAACTAATTTGGAGCAGGAACAGGACATTGGTTCCCTTGTACCTATTCTTAAGGGACGCAAACTAGTTGAAAACGAGCTTTTCATTGCGGCTGCTAAGAAAGTAGAGGTTTTCGGGATCGAGCTTCTAGATATTCGGTTCAAACGAATAAATTATAACGAGAGTGTGCGACCAAAAATATATGATCGTATGATTAGTGAGCGCCGGCAAATAGCAGAGCGTTTTTTATCAGAAGGTCATGGTGAAGCAGCACGGATCCGCGGCAACAGAGTACGCGATTTGAACAAAATTCAATCCGAAGCCTATCAGAAGGTTGAAGAAATCCGCGGTTTGGCAGACGCAAAGGCAACGGAAATTTACGCAGCAGCTTATAATCAAAGTCCACAGGCAGTGCAATTTTATGAGTTCACAAAAACCATGCAGGCGTATCAGACAATCATTGCCGCAAACACGACGTTAGTATTGTCCACTGAAAGCGAACTTTTCAAGTTCTTGAAGGGAATGGACCCTGATACCTGGAAGGAATGA
- a CDS encoding MbcA/ParS/Xre antitoxin family protein: protein MTRQQQTVDVNDKAILAKAAKNAASNLGIPLEELAKIIGRDRTAINRGIDPATKAGELALLFVRCYRALHTLVGGDPKNMKHWFGTRNKHLNGVPRELVKSVQGLNSVLVYLDGMRGKI from the coding sequence ATGACACGACAGCAGCAGACCGTAGACGTGAATGATAAAGCCATCCTGGCCAAAGCCGCCAAGAATGCCGCCTCCAATCTTGGGATCCCACTTGAGGAGCTGGCCAAGATCATAGGACGGGATCGGACAGCCATCAATCGCGGTATTGACCCTGCGACAAAGGCTGGGGAGCTGGCCCTTCTCTTTGTCCGCTGCTATCGCGCCCTGCACACGCTGGTCGGTGGGGATCCGAAAAACATGAAGCACTGGTTTGGAACACGTAATAAACATCTGAACGGTGTTCCAAGAGAGCTTGTGAAGTCCGTGCAGGGACTGAATAGCGTCCTCGTTTACCTGGACGGCATGCGTGGGAAAATTTGA
- a CDS encoding fatty acid desaturase has translation MLNQTDCKNGEQKSDQTDLIVEEPHSRSNKRQELARRWAKTIKPHARASTRQSVLQILNTTLPLIILWVAMLFTVDKAYWLTLLLSILAAAFTVRLFMIQHDCGHRSFFTSRRLNDFVGTLIGIVTLTPHEYWRSAHNIHHATCGNLQNRGIGDITLLTKAEYLNLPFWRRLAYRLYRNPLIMLGIGPIYLFVFKNRLPLDLIFQRPMLLISVMLTNIGIAGTIVGLGLNFGFFNIIKVQLPIVLLSSAIGVWLFYVQHQFEFTYWQKNKDWDFYDSAIASSSYYDLPQPLRWFSSDIGIHHIHHLSCRIPNYNLKECLTDIPALRTLNRIGLRESFHCLRFALWDEDAQRLISFRKIRTRKA, from the coding sequence ATGCTGAATCAAACCGATTGCAAAAATGGCGAGCAAAAGAGTGATCAAACGGATCTCATCGTTGAAGAACCCCATTCCAGGTCTAACAAGCGGCAGGAACTTGCACGGCGATGGGCGAAAACCATCAAACCCCATGCACGAGCATCGACAAGGCAGAGTGTCCTACAAATTTTAAACACAACGTTGCCGTTGATCATACTGTGGGTGGCGATGTTATTCACAGTGGACAAAGCCTATTGGCTAACCCTTTTACTATCAATACTTGCAGCCGCATTCACGGTTCGGCTTTTTATGATCCAACATGACTGCGGACATCGGTCATTCTTTACCTCCCGCCGCCTGAATGATTTTGTTGGTACATTGATCGGTATTGTAACGTTAACCCCACACGAATACTGGCGCAGCGCACATAACATTCATCATGCCACCTGCGGCAATCTACAAAACCGTGGCATAGGCGATATTACACTTCTTACAAAAGCAGAATATTTGAACTTACCTTTTTGGCGACGGCTGGCTTACCGACTGTACCGCAATCCTCTTATAATGTTAGGGATCGGGCCAATCTATTTGTTCGTTTTTAAGAACCGGCTACCACTTGATCTTATTTTCCAACGTCCAATGCTGCTGATCAGTGTGATGCTCACAAACATCGGAATTGCGGGTACGATCGTCGGTCTTGGCTTAAATTTTGGCTTTTTCAACATTATAAAAGTGCAGCTTCCTATCGTCCTACTATCTTCCGCAATTGGTGTGTGGTTGTTTTATGTTCAACACCAATTTGAATTCACATACTGGCAGAAAAACAAGGACTGGGATTTCTATGATTCTGCAATAGCTTCAAGTAGCTACTATGACTTACCGCAACCGCTCCGCTGGTTTTCCAGCGACATCGGCATTCATCATATCCATCATCTTTCGTGCCGCATTCCTAACTATAATCTTAAAGAGTGTCTGACAGATATTCCTGCCCTTCGAACCCTCAACCGCATTGGCTTGCGAGAAAGTTTCCACTGCCTTCGATTTGCACTTTGGGATGAGGATGCTCAACGATTAATTTCGTTTAGAAAAATCCGCACACGGAAAGCTTAA
- the nhaA gene encoding Na+/H+ antiporter NhaA, producing MQNQGEAYLPSEFSHHFTRPLARFVRIESVAGTFLFLALVLAMILANSNWSEPFESFWEISIGLHFADMDFSRSLRHWTNEGLMTLFFFVISLELKRQIVLGELQRIRIAMFPIMAALGGMVVPVLLYLIFMYHRPGMNGWGTVMATDTAFVIGCLALFGSRVPSSLRLFLLSLAIFDDLGAILVMTIGYGGDLNWNAIVIGGLGLGAIAILARLGLRSVPVYFVLGAGIWLCFDSSGIHPTICGVVLGLMTPTKIWVSGKRMSAMLGRVFTSLEGEEKSSETASKSDLRQLGRAFRETLSPVERLEHMLHPWVGLVILPLFALANTGIAIGEVHLASPVSMAIIVSLVFGKPIGVISFSWFAVQCRIAVRGEGLSWSLLVAGAFLTGIGFTMSFFIANLAFNQEILDSAKLGILVGSMISAFLGIMILVLIVVRNSYATKLGRI from the coding sequence ATGCAAAATCAAGGGGAAGCATACCTCCCTAGTGAATTTTCCCATCACTTTACGAGACCTTTAGCGAGATTTGTACGAATTGAGTCAGTGGCAGGCACCTTCCTTTTCCTCGCTTTAGTTTTAGCAATGATATTGGCTAACTCGAATTGGTCGGAACCTTTCGAGTCTTTCTGGGAGATTTCGATTGGCCTTCATTTTGCTGATATGGACTTTAGTCGCTCATTGAGGCATTGGACCAACGAAGGACTGATGACATTATTTTTCTTTGTTATTTCATTGGAACTCAAACGTCAGATTGTGTTGGGAGAATTGCAGAGGATTAGAATTGCGATGTTTCCGATCATGGCAGCTCTTGGTGGCATGGTTGTTCCGGTCTTACTTTATTTGATATTTATGTATCACCGCCCCGGTATGAATGGGTGGGGAACTGTAATGGCGACAGACACCGCATTTGTAATTGGGTGTCTTGCCCTTTTCGGTTCTCGAGTCCCTTCGTCTCTTCGTTTGTTCCTATTGTCGCTTGCAATTTTTGATGATTTAGGGGCCATTTTAGTAATGACAATTGGTTATGGAGGGGACTTGAACTGGAACGCAATTGTCATAGGGGGCTTGGGGCTCGGGGCGATAGCAATATTAGCTAGATTAGGGTTGAGAAGTGTTCCTGTTTACTTTGTGTTGGGGGCAGGGATTTGGTTATGTTTTGATAGTAGCGGTATTCATCCGACAATTTGTGGAGTTGTTCTTGGGCTGATGACGCCTACTAAAATCTGGGTAAGTGGTAAACGTATGAGTGCGATGCTAGGCCGTGTGTTTACGTCTCTTGAAGGTGAAGAAAAGAGCAGTGAGACGGCCAGTAAAAGTGACTTGCGGCAGTTGGGCCGGGCGTTTAGAGAAACTCTGTCTCCCGTTGAACGGCTGGAGCATATGTTGCATCCCTGGGTCGGTTTAGTCATCTTACCACTCTTCGCGTTAGCGAACACAGGAATTGCGATTGGCGAAGTTCACCTTGCTAGCCCAGTTTCAATGGCAATTATTGTTAGCTTGGTCTTTGGGAAGCCAATTGGCGTGATTAGTTTCAGCTGGTTCGCAGTGCAATGTCGTATTGCGGTTCGAGGGGAGGGGCTATCCTGGTCTTTGCTTGTCGCGGGTGCTTTTCTAACAGGTATCGGTTTCACCATGTCATTTTTTATCGCTAACCTGGCATTTAATCAGGAAATACTAGATTCTGCAAAGCTGGGAATTCTTGTGGGATCAATGATATCTGCTTTCTTGGGCATCATGATTTTAGTCTTGATTGTAGTGAGAAATAGTTATGCAACAAAGCTGGGGAGAATCTGA
- a CDS encoding DUF3309 family protein, with protein MPLGTILLIVLIIFLLGGFSGRFGGYGYGYGHGSIGVLSTLLVIVVVLMVLGIV; from the coding sequence ATGCCACTTGGTACAATCCTGCTCATCGTACTAATCATTTTTCTACTTGGTGGGTTTAGTGGCCGTTTCGGCGGCTATGGCTATGGTTATGGACACGGAAGTATAGGTGTTCTGAGCACCCTGCTGGTTATTGTTGTCGTCTTAATGGTTCTGGGAATAGTCTGA
- a CDS encoding Crp/Fnr family transcriptional regulator yields MDRLQNHSRKFASGKNLVFQGQSDQILYIVHSGWVCSYKLQPDGSRQIIDFQVPGDLLGLRNVLFNICDHGIETVTTVKVSEIIVSDLMDTFKKYPRIAIATFWSASREEAMVVEHLVDIGRRGATERVAHFLLELGARLTLVGLGSKVGYDCPLTQFHLADAMGLSAVHVNRVLRQLREDGMVTFRNSHVTFDNYDRLAEFAEFDPSYLDQEGPLLQ; encoded by the coding sequence TTGGATAGGCTGCAAAATCATTCGAGAAAGTTTGCCTCAGGGAAAAACCTCGTATTTCAAGGGCAGTCGGACCAAATCCTTTATATTGTGCATTCAGGTTGGGTTTGCTCTTACAAACTCCAACCCGATGGATCACGCCAAATTATTGATTTCCAAGTCCCCGGAGATTTACTAGGATTACGTAACGTGCTTTTCAACATATGTGACCACGGGATAGAAACAGTTACAACGGTCAAAGTTTCCGAAATCATTGTCTCTGATCTTATGGATACATTTAAAAAATATCCTCGCATCGCGATCGCAACCTTTTGGTCGGCATCTAGAGAAGAAGCGATGGTGGTTGAACATCTGGTGGACATTGGACGCCGCGGTGCGACAGAACGCGTTGCCCATTTTCTCCTCGAACTGGGGGCAAGACTGACGTTAGTCGGGCTAGGCAGCAAAGTTGGCTATGATTGTCCACTGACCCAGTTCCATCTCGCAGATGCAATGGGATTGAGTGCAGTCCATGTCAACCGCGTCCTAAGGCAATTGCGTGAGGATGGCATGGTGACGTTTAGGAACAGTCATGTCACATTCGACAATTATGATCGCTTGGCCGAGTTTGCAGAATTTGATCCCTCCTATCTTGATCAGGAAGGTCCCTTACTTCAGTGA
- a CDS encoding RES domain-containing protein: MGKFEWKDVLSQAQPETLKGLLWRVVEDQSEIATMELVDTLDEQMRLEELLDATKPSYPETAPDDYLLATPFRYPPLKWGSRFGARHEMSIFYGSLLQETAAAELAYYRFVFLEGVEEAFPNPVIRASYDLFSARFKCDPSLDLTKAPFTAYADILQHKANYQPTQALGSELRAAEIQGISYQSARCPKAGLNVAIFEPAGLISKKLVQKLKCYCEATQNRVVLKLDRTQFLEFPRDLFLIDGNLPEPA, encoded by the coding sequence GTGGGAAAATTTGAGTGGAAGGATGTTCTGAGCCAGGCTCAACCCGAGACCCTCAAGGGTCTCCTCTGGCGCGTTGTTGAGGACCAGTCAGAGATCGCCACCATGGAGCTGGTTGATACACTCGATGAACAAATGCGGCTTGAAGAGTTGCTGGACGCGACCAAACCTTCCTATCCAGAAACGGCGCCAGATGATTACTTACTGGCCACCCCATTCAGATATCCTCCCTTAAAATGGGGATCGCGTTTTGGGGCCCGACATGAGATGTCCATCTTCTATGGATCTCTTTTACAAGAAACAGCGGCGGCTGAACTGGCCTATTACCGGTTCGTATTTTTAGAAGGTGTCGAGGAGGCGTTCCCCAATCCGGTGATCCGGGCAAGCTATGATCTCTTTTCGGCCCGGTTCAAGTGTGACCCCAGCCTCGATCTGACTAAAGCACCCTTTACCGCCTATGCAGACATCCTGCAGCACAAAGCCAACTATCAGCCAACCCAGGCGCTCGGCAGTGAGCTAAGAGCAGCCGAGATCCAGGGGATTAGCTATCAGTCCGCGCGCTGCCCCAAGGCCGGTTTGAACGTCGCCATTTTTGAGCCGGCAGGGTTAATCTCAAAGAAGCTTGTTCAAAAGCTCAAATGCTATTGTGAGGCCACACAAAACCGGGTGGTCCTCAAGCTGGATCGAACCCAATTCCTGGAATTTCCAAGGGATCTATTTTTGATCGATGGGAACCTTCCTGAACCAGCTTGA
- a CDS encoding CheR family methyltransferase: MVMKSQASKKGSLPRSKRTKEIDQLTTGLQVKGNSFFDTVDECDFLAREIIPEIFTTAGSGRTVRIWSVGCGTGQEAYSLAMLFQEELEASGSNIKFEIFASDIDPDVIAQAHDGFYSETIQSELTPARLVRFFDRVENGYHVKKDLRRLVEFRVQDILIDTPSSRFDFISCRHLLEYLDPEISEKVVSVFHASLYMNGMLLLGGSERIADTEKRFSLISEPHRLYRHAVQRHHGKAGLQVEDKLNFKPDEPLKRVVQTSPQSDCVFLCQQLILEKYASAVVLINQKNECLYSIGSTDHYLQMKLRNQKQDLLTMVRPNIRSKLQAAISQAIAENNLVVLDGDLSERGARFNIIVEPVKYSSNDLLLICFKDRFDSKLMTLRTIKSDETGCAIELEGEQKGKDVELKGAVPNVEFSDIEKFSTDQIIKPANKEILTFKKVSTTSKELMALVSQLQEDFEQQLVNYNVLQNVLISTDIATLFLDADFKIRLFTPSVRSLFNLIDSDIGRPIVDFKFTIPIDVLLADAQTVLQGGASVEREVTTEMGRWFHTHVSLCSIHGNVSAGIVITFVDITKRKHHTMELEAAKSRAELASTAKSRFLSAASHDLRQPLQTLALLLGIFAKTVKGSSTKKLIDRMEETLGATSGMLNAFLDINQIDVGTVKIEKTDFPLSEMLERLSREFEYHAQACGLAFHSVSTPLHVHSDQRLLEQMIRNLLGNAIKYTKTGKILIGCRRRGDLLSIQVWDTGVGIAEGEYKAIFEEYTQIGNETQDRKLGLGLGLSIVQQLGYLLGHALHVRSLPTKGSVFSINVQLAAEAPKLTRTIHGPNKGRGRKDSDGRIKKILIAEDDPDIFDLLNLLLSTEGYKTITAHDGVLDATIPVRGNDQPDLIMADFNLSEGVNGLGLIEKVRERFSENIPAIILTGDISTSTLSLIAKHDCVKLDKPVNSDELLQSIRKLLVGRSSAKKFRHKLVPLKPDLPFVFMVDDDINIQKAIQELFAEKDRNVEVFTTAEEYLESNRTRQQACLLINANLPGMSGLELLEVLKEKEAELPTIMITGKSDVKMAVQAMKAGVLDFIEKPLKSCVLLASVERALELSKVEMELFEAQTTTKRRIDRLTPRQRQIMDLVLAGNPSKNIAADLGISQRTVENHRAAIMAKTATKSIPELTRLAITAGRKLRNSGKKNTKMSLMHES; this comes from the coding sequence ATGGTAATGAAATCTCAGGCTTCAAAAAAAGGCTCCTTACCTCGATCAAAAAGGACCAAGGAGATTGATCAACTTACAACAGGCTTGCAGGTTAAAGGCAATAGTTTTTTCGATACTGTGGATGAGTGTGATTTTCTAGCACGAGAGATTATTCCTGAAATTTTCACAACAGCAGGGTCCGGGCGGACAGTGCGTATCTGGAGTGTTGGTTGCGGCACAGGTCAGGAAGCCTATTCTTTGGCAATGTTGTTCCAGGAAGAGCTTGAGGCATCGGGTTCTAATATTAAGTTTGAGATTTTTGCATCTGATATTGATCCTGACGTAATAGCTCAGGCCCACGATGGTTTTTATTCAGAAACAATTCAGTCCGAGTTAACACCAGCCCGGCTCGTCCGCTTTTTTGACAGAGTAGAGAATGGTTACCATGTTAAAAAAGACTTGCGCCGTTTGGTGGAATTTAGAGTGCAAGACATTTTGATAGATACCCCCTCGTCTCGGTTTGACTTCATTTCTTGTCGGCATCTTCTAGAGTATTTAGACCCAGAAATCTCAGAAAAGGTTGTTTCGGTTTTCCATGCCTCACTTTATATGAATGGTATGTTGTTGCTGGGAGGGTCGGAGCGTATCGCAGACACGGAAAAACGGTTTTCATTGATATCCGAACCACATAGGCTTTATCGGCATGCGGTACAAAGGCATCATGGAAAAGCGGGATTGCAAGTTGAAGATAAACTCAATTTTAAACCTGATGAGCCTCTGAAACGGGTGGTACAGACTTCTCCGCAATCCGATTGTGTATTTCTTTGCCAGCAGCTTATTCTCGAAAAGTATGCTTCTGCAGTGGTTTTAATTAATCAAAAAAATGAATGTTTATATTCAATAGGATCTACAGATCACTATCTGCAGATGAAATTGAGAAATCAAAAGCAAGATTTATTAACAATGGTCCGACCAAACATACGTTCAAAGCTTCAGGCGGCAATTTCTCAAGCTATAGCGGAAAATAACCTAGTTGTTTTGGATGGCGATCTGTCAGAGCGGGGGGCACGTTTCAATATTATTGTAGAGCCGGTCAAGTATAGTTCTAACGACCTGTTGTTGATATGTTTTAAAGACCGATTTGATAGCAAGTTGATGACTTTAAGAACGATTAAGTCAGATGAAACAGGGTGTGCGATTGAGCTTGAAGGGGAGCAAAAAGGAAAGGATGTTGAACTCAAGGGTGCCGTACCCAATGTCGAATTTTCTGACATCGAGAAATTCTCAACTGATCAGATAATTAAACCTGCAAATAAAGAGATACTGACGTTTAAAAAGGTATCTACAACTAGTAAAGAGCTTATGGCGTTAGTTAGTCAGCTTCAGGAGGATTTTGAGCAGCAGTTAGTTAATTACAACGTATTGCAAAATGTTCTTATCAGCACGGACATTGCAACGCTCTTTCTTGATGCTGACTTTAAAATTCGCTTGTTCACCCCTAGTGTGAGATCACTCTTTAATCTGATCGACAGCGATATTGGGCGACCAATTGTCGATTTCAAGTTTACGATCCCAATTGATGTTTTACTAGCTGATGCACAAACTGTTTTGCAAGGCGGGGCCTCTGTTGAACGGGAAGTTACTACAGAAATGGGTAGATGGTTTCACACTCATGTATCTCTCTGCAGTATTCACGGAAACGTATCGGCAGGGATTGTTATTACTTTTGTCGATATTACAAAACGCAAACACCATACAATGGAACTGGAGGCTGCTAAATCTCGAGCGGAACTGGCGTCTACGGCAAAATCACGCTTTCTCTCTGCTGCCAGCCACGATCTTCGTCAACCTTTGCAGACGCTTGCATTGTTGCTAGGGATTTTTGCCAAAACTGTTAAAGGTTCATCTACAAAGAAATTGATTGATCGGATGGAGGAAACGCTAGGTGCGACGTCCGGTATGTTGAATGCTTTTTTGGACATTAATCAAATTGATGTGGGTACTGTCAAAATAGAGAAAACTGACTTTCCGCTCTCCGAAATGCTTGAGCGTTTGAGTCGCGAATTTGAGTATCATGCTCAGGCTTGTGGTTTAGCGTTTCACTCTGTTTCTACTCCACTGCATGTCCATAGTGATCAGCGGCTTTTGGAGCAGATGATCCGTAACCTGCTTGGGAATGCCATAAAATACACTAAAACAGGAAAGATTTTAATTGGATGTAGGCGCCGCGGAGATTTGCTTAGCATTCAGGTTTGGGATACGGGGGTTGGTATTGCTGAGGGGGAATATAAAGCCATTTTTGAAGAGTACACGCAAATTGGTAATGAGACTCAGGATCGTAAGCTAGGGTTAGGTCTTGGCCTATCCATTGTACAACAGCTTGGATATTTATTAGGGCATGCTTTACATGTCAGGTCCCTCCCCACAAAGGGTTCTGTGTTCTCAATCAATGTCCAGCTCGCAGCAGAGGCACCAAAATTGACTCGGACAATACATGGTCCGAATAAAGGCCGAGGACGGAAAGACAGCGATGGTCGGATAAAAAAAATTCTAATAGCCGAAGACGATCCTGATATCTTTGATCTATTGAATCTTCTTCTGAGTACGGAAGGGTATAAAACGATAACTGCACATGATGGAGTTTTGGATGCAACAATTCCAGTGAGAGGGAACGATCAACCGGATCTGATTATGGCCGATTTTAATTTATCAGAAGGTGTAAACGGATTGGGTCTTATAGAGAAGGTTAGGGAGAGATTTAGCGAAAATATTCCTGCTATTATTTTAACAGGTGATATATCAACCTCCACCCTGAGTTTAATCGCGAAACACGACTGCGTAAAACTGGATAAACCGGTAAACTCAGATGAGCTATTGCAATCCATTCGGAAATTACTTGTTGGTCGAAGTTCAGCAAAGAAGTTTCGACATAAATTGGTGCCCCTAAAACCCGACTTGCCGTTCGTTTTTATGGTGGATGATGATATAAATATTCAGAAGGCTATTCAGGAACTCTTCGCCGAAAAAGATCGGAATGTAGAAGTTTTCACAACGGCCGAGGAATACTTAGAAAGTAATCGCACTCGTCAACAAGCATGTCTTCTAATTAATGCTAATCTTCCAGGGATGAGTGGGCTTGAACTGCTGGAAGTACTTAAAGAAAAAGAAGCTGAACTTCCGACAATAATGATCACTGGTAAAAGCGATGTTAAAATGGCTGTCCAAGCAATGAAAGCAGGGGTCCTGGACTTTATCGAAAAGCCTTTAAAATCTTGCGTTCTGCTCGCAAGTGTTGAACGGGCACTAGAGCTTTCAAAAGTTGAGATGGAATTGTTTGAGGCACAGACAACTACCAAGCGACGAATTGACAGACTTACGCCGCGGCAACGCCAAATCATGGATCTTGTGCTTGCAGGTAACCCAAGCAAGAATATTGCTGCTGATTTAGGTATTAGCCAGCGCACCGTTGAAAATCACCGAGCGGCGATCATGGCAAAGACTGCAACAAAATCCATACCAGAACTGACTCGGCTCGCAATTACAGCGGGCAGAAAATTAAGAAATTCTGGAAAGAAAAACACAAAAATGAGTCTAATGCATGAATCCTGA
- the hflK gene encoding FtsH protease activity modulator HflK has translation MPWQSGNGNEGNPWSGKPGLGLDIEEMGQRLQDRFKKFQPGGGLWGGLIIVVIISVGLAVWTSYYTVPSDSVAVIQRFGKYLKKVPPGLHFKLPLGIDEITIVPIKRQLKQEFGFITPGGHDPNQSPRPRDATRETQMVTGDLNAALVEWVVQYRIADSVKFLFEVREPSETLRYVSESVMREVVGDRTVDEVITIGRQEIENEALVKMQALSTKYAMGISIDQVQLKNINPPKPVQESFNEVNKAQQEKEKLINEARRDYNKVIPLAEGEKDQRIREADGYRLKRINEAKGDTARFVALLSEYRKAPEVTRRRIYLETLQQVMPSIKSKIIIDEQSISILPFLNLESGKELKP, from the coding sequence ATGCCATGGCAAAGTGGAAATGGTAATGAGGGGAACCCTTGGAGTGGCAAGCCTGGTTTAGGGCTAGATATTGAAGAAATGGGTCAACGCTTACAGGATCGATTTAAGAAGTTTCAGCCGGGTGGGGGGCTTTGGGGAGGATTGATTATTGTGGTTATTATAAGCGTTGGTTTGGCGGTGTGGACTTCATACTATACTGTTCCTAGTGACTCGGTCGCTGTTATACAACGTTTCGGAAAGTATCTTAAAAAAGTACCGCCGGGGCTCCATTTCAAATTACCTCTTGGTATTGATGAAATCACGATTGTTCCAATAAAACGCCAGTTAAAGCAGGAGTTTGGGTTTATTACACCAGGCGGACATGATCCCAATCAAAGTCCTCGCCCTCGCGATGCAACACGCGAGACTCAGATGGTAACCGGTGATTTGAATGCAGCGCTGGTTGAATGGGTTGTACAATATCGAATAGCGGATTCTGTCAAATTTCTTTTTGAGGTTCGGGAACCAAGCGAAACACTTCGATATGTGTCTGAGTCGGTCATGCGCGAAGTGGTTGGCGATCGAACTGTAGACGAAGTGATTACCATTGGGCGACAAGAAATCGAGAACGAAGCCTTAGTCAAGATGCAGGCTCTTTCGACCAAATATGCAATGGGGATTAGTATTGATCAGGTGCAACTAAAAAACATTAATCCGCCAAAGCCAGTTCAGGAGTCCTTTAACGAGGTTAACAAGGCTCAGCAAGAAAAAGAGAAGCTCATCAATGAAGCAAGGCGCGATTACAATAAAGTTATTCCGCTTGCTGAGGGTGAAAAGGATCAAAGAATTCGTGAAGCAGATGGCTACAGACTGAAACGCATAAATGAAGCCAAGGGCGATACTGCACGCTTTGTTGCGTTGTTGTCAGAGTATAGAAAAGCCCCAGAAGTCACGCGTCGGCGCATATATCTGGAAACCTTGCAGCAAGTGATGCCGAGCATAAAATCAAAGATAATTATTGATGAACAGTCGATAAGTATCCTGCCATTTCTAAATTTAGAGAGTGGGAAGGAGTTAAAGCCATGA
- a CDS encoding DUF883 family protein, with protein sequence MNKSNGLNPEMDELKEDLASLRKHVSDMMDAMKTNGAESAREKLDSFKSYGRKGIDQIEGQVKEHPGSSIAIAFAVGFLASLLLRRRS encoded by the coding sequence ATGAATAAATCTAACGGCTTAAACCCAGAAATGGACGAACTAAAAGAAGATCTCGCCTCTTTGCGAAAACATGTCTCTGACATGATGGATGCTATGAAAACGAACGGCGCAGAAAGCGCACGCGAGAAACTGGATTCCTTCAAGAGTTATGGGCGAAAAGGGATTGATCAGATCGAAGGTCAGGTGAAAGAACATCCCGGTTCCAGTATCGCGATTGCGTTTGCCGTTGGTTTTCTGGCCAGTTTGCTGCTGCGGCGGAGAAGCTAG
- a CDS encoding YSC84-related protein: protein MMMLAVSGPSVAATAENLKADAEQASNQLERTSPVAAHLAKNAKATLIFPNVVKAGLVFGGAYGEGLMMKGGLVDGYYNTVTGSWGFQVGAQTYGYIVYLMSDKAIKYVAESKGWELGVGPTVVVIDAGAAKNLSTSSLKEDAYAFIFDQKGLMAGISIEGTKISLIAKP, encoded by the coding sequence ATGATGATGCTGGCTGTCTCGGGTCCCTCCGTGGCTGCCACAGCTGAAAATTTGAAAGCGGATGCTGAGCAGGCAAGCAATCAGCTGGAACGAACGAGCCCTGTTGCGGCCCATCTGGCGAAAAATGCCAAAGCGACCCTCATTTTCCCTAATGTTGTTAAAGCCGGTCTAGTTTTTGGCGGTGCTTATGGCGAAGGCTTGATGATGAAAGGCGGTCTGGTGGACGGCTATTACAACACAGTTACCGGCTCTTGGGGCTTTCAGGTTGGCGCTCAGACTTACGGTTATATTGTCTATCTGATGAGCGATAAAGCCATCAAATATGTGGCTGAGAGCAAAGGCTGGGAACTGGGTGTCGGACCAACGGTCGTGGTGATCGACGCTGGGGCGGCAAAAAACCTGTCAACATCAAGCCTGAAAGAGGATGCCTACGCCTTCATATTTGATCAGAAAGGTCTGATGGCAGGTATCAGTATTGAAGGAACAAAAATCTCTTTGATCGCAAAACCGTAA